The Maylandia zebra isolate NMK-2024a linkage group LG7, Mzebra_GT3a, whole genome shotgun sequence genome contains a region encoding:
- the loxa gene encoding protein-lysine 6-oxidase, with product MGLRVFGTPLYAYSWVYLFVFTLQAAQSQRNPGTQQGNDQRGALRQTLQWSHNGKIFSILSQGSEYQPARRRGATQERVQERPVTIIRDADTQRQPVAQQQPPRPASNPQGQRSLPLPIQRLVRGQEHRQHHQARPGERTGTQRSRRVNDTQEQVDVRREDMMVGDDPYDPYKSIDTDNPYYNYYDVYERPRERARPGYGTRYHQYGLPDLVPDPYYIQASAYVQRVPMYNLRCAAEENCLSSSAYRARDYDSRMLLRFPQKVKNQGTADFLPNRPRYSWEWHSCHQHYHSMDEFSHYDLLDATTQRSVAEGHKASFCLEDTSCDYGYYRRYACTSHTQGLSPGCYDTYNADIDCQWIDITDVKPGNYVLKISVNPYYQVPESDYSNNIVRCDVRYTGNYAYVSGCHMSTY from the exons ATGGGATTGCGCGTGTTTGGCACACCGCTTTACGCATACTCCTGGgtctatttatttgttttcaccCTGCAGGCTGCTCAGTCTCAAAGGAATCCGGGAACACAGCAAGGGAATGACCAAAGAGGGGCCCTCCGGCAGACGCTACAGTGGTCACACAACGGCAAGATATTTAGCATTCTAAGCCAAGGGTCTGAGTATCAGCCGGCCAGACGCAGGGGCGCAACGCAGGAGCGAGTGCAGGAGCGACCTGTCACAATCATCCGGGATGCGGACACCCAGAGACAACCGGTGGCCCAGCAGCAGCCTCCCCGGCCGGCCTCCAACCCGCAGGGCCAGCGCAGCCTCCCGCTGCCGATCCAGAGGCTCGTGAGAGGCCAGGAACACCGCCAGCATCACCAAGCGCGTCCCGGTGAGCGCACAGGGACGCAGAGGAGCCGGAGAGTAAATGATACCCAAGAGCAGGTCGATGTCAGGAGAGAAGACATGATGGTGGGAGACGATCCATACGATCCCTACAAGTCCATTGACACCGATAATCCATATTACAATTACTATGACGTTTACGAGAGACCAAGGGAGAGAGCGAGACCCGGATATGGCACAAGGTATCATCAGTACG GTCTCCCTGATCTGGTTCCTGACCCATACTACATCCAAGCCTCGGCCTACGTCCAGAGAGTCCCGATGTACAACCTGAGATGTGCGGCTGAAGAAAATTGTTTGTCAAG TTCCGCCTATAGAGCACGAGACTACGATAGCCGCATGCTGCTGAGGTTTCCTCAGAAAGTCAAGAACCAGGGCACCGCAGACTTCCTCCCCAACAGGCCACGTTACTCCTGGGAGTGGCACAGCTGTCACCA GCACTACCACAGCATGGATGAGTTCAGCCACTACGATCTGCTGGATGCCACCACTCAGCGGTCAGTGGCAGAAGGCCACAAGGCCAGCTTCTGCTTGGAGGACACTTCCTGTGACTATGGATACTACAGGCGATATGCCTGCACCTCACATACTCAG GGCCTGAGCCCGGGATGTTATGATACCTACAACGCAGACATCGACTGCCAGTGGATTGACATCACAGATGTGAAACCTGGCAACTATGTCCTGAAG ATCAGTGTAAATCCTTACTACCAGGTTCCAGAATCGGACTACAGCAACAATATTGTGCGCTGTGATGTTCGCTACACGGGCAACTATGCCTACGTGTCAGGTTGTCACATGTCAAC ATATTAA